A single genomic interval of Ictalurus furcatus strain D&B chromosome 20, Billie_1.0, whole genome shotgun sequence harbors:
- the LOC128624131 gene encoding uncharacterized protein LOC128624131 codes for MFSTNFQIAEETTPHLNLRERAMFLPEVKETASQAMLLSEVNEVTSHANFLSGVEETASQATFLSEVDETASQAMFLSELDITISNVMFASESADTANQVLLTPESAYTANQVLPSCSAEDIALHYCSAEDVAMTSCPAEADDPASHTWVLSSDHGKPAPTSCLSLGSLRSLLSVEQCLHQDLRGCENILPRGPGPPGEEMFSGTLGVAPFGGWGVLSRLS; via the exons atgttttcaACCAACTtccaaat TGCGGAAGAGACTACtccacacctgaacctcagagagcGAGCCATGTTCCTacctgaggtcaaagagacggcctcccaagccatgttgctgtctgaggtcaacgaggtgacctcccatgcCAACTTCTTGTCTGGGGTCGAAGAGACGGCAtcccaagccacgttcctgtccgaggtcgatgagacggcctcccaagccatgttcctgtctgagctcGACATCACAATCAGCAACGTTATGTTTGCatctgagtctgctgacacggccaaccaagttctgctcacgccagagtctgcttacacggccaaccaagttctgccttcctgttccgctgaggacattgctctgcatTACTGTTCTGCTGAAGACGTCGCTATGACTTCTTGCCCTGCTGAAGCTGATGACCCAGCTTCCCACACCTGGGTGCTGTCTAGCGACCACGGCAAGCCGGCCCCAACCTCATGCCTGTCCCTCGGCTCCTTGAGGAGCCTGCTATCTGTTGAACAATGCCTGCATCAGGACCTAAGGGGTTGTGaaaacattttgcccagagggccaggaccgccaggggAGGAAATGTTTTCTGGTACTCTGGGAGTAGCGccttttggggggtggggggttctgtcacgtttGTCATAG